The Peromyscus eremicus chromosome 11, PerEre_H2_v1, whole genome shotgun sequence genome includes a window with the following:
- the LOC131921614 gene encoding histone H2B variant L1-like codes for MARSINRRCHHVKRSLSSISRKQSHCSSINFGHRNYARYISRVLKEVVPQRGMSSHSVDIVNILINDIFERIATEACQLMYRKKRCTLTPEDIQKAVYLLLPRKLAKFAVTFGNEAVHRFILS; via the coding sequence ATGGCCAGGTCCATCAACAGAAGATGCCACCATGTCAAAAGAAGTctaagttcaatctccagaaagCAGTCACATTGTTCCAGCATCAACTTTGGCCATAGAAATTATGCTCGCTACATAAGCAGGGTCCTGAAGGAAGTTGTCCCCCAGAGAGGCATGTCATCTCATTCCGTGGACATTGTAAACATCCTGATCAATGACATCTTTGAACGCATTGCTACAGAAGCCTGCCAGCTGATGTACCGCAAAAAGCGCTGTACCCTCACCCCAGAAGACATCCAGAAGGCAGTGTATCTGCTGTTGCCCAGGAAGCTGGCAAAGTTTGCAGTGACTTTTGGAAATGAAGCAGTCCACAGATTCATCCTTTCCTAA
- the LOC131921699 gene encoding histone H2B variant L1-like, with translation MARSINRRCHHVKRSLSSISRKQSHCSSINFGHRNYARYISRVLKEVVPQRGMSSHSVDIVNILINDIFERIATEACQLMYRKKRCTLTPEDIQKAVYLLLPRKLAKFAVTFGNEAVRRFILS, from the coding sequence ATGGCCAGGTCCATCAACAGAAGATGCCACCATGTCAAAAGAAGTctaagttcaatctccagaaagCAGTCACATTGTTCCAGCATCAACTTTGGCCATAGAAATTATGCTCGCTACATAAGCAGGGTCCTGAAGGAAGTTGTCCCCCAGAGAGGCATGTCATCTCATTCCGTGGACATTGTAAACATCCTGATCAATGACATCTTTGAACGCATTGCTACAGAAGCCTGCCAGCTGATGTACCGCAAAAAGCGCTGTACCCTCACCCCAGAAGACATCCAGAAGGCAGTGTATCTGCTGTTGCCCAGGAAGCTGGCAAAGTTTGCAGTGACTTTTGGAAATGAAGCAGTCCGCAGATTCATCCTTTCCTAA